The Thioalkalivibrio thiocyanodenitrificans ARhD 1 nucleotide sequence ATGATCCGATCCGGCGCAGAGTTCCCTGATGTGCTGATCCCGGCAACCCCCGCACTCCCGAAGCGCCTCGACCTTTCTGTTGACATGACGGATAAAGCCTTGCGAGTCGATCAGCAGGACATACTCCTGCACGCTGTTGAGGATCCACTCGGAGAGGCGCAACTGATCAAAGGCCTGGATCAGCTCGTGCTCAAGCATGTCAAGCTCATCCCCGCGCACCGACGGATCCCCCCGCCCCCCGCCGGGAGAGCCGCCCGAACCGGCGAAGTGAAGGGCCATGCCCGGATGCGCACCGGCGCGCCCCAGTATTCGCAACAGGCGACTGCGCCACAGCAATGCAACGGCGACCCCCAACAGGCACGCCAGCAGGGCAAACGCCCCCGTCACAACGACGATGGCGCTTCGGACGGGGGCGAAACTGGCGGACATGGCCTCGTGGTTCCAGACCAGCACCAGCTCGCCGATCATCCCCCGCAGGCCCATGATGGGGATGTACTCGGCAGATACATTGGGCGGAGGGCTGTAGGGCGCATACACGCCATAGACGGCGGGATCGGAGTGGGCAAGGAGATTGCCGTATTCGTCCAGCACCGCGGCGCTGGTGATGTAATCAGGGCCGGCGAGGGACCGGGCCAGCCTGAACAGCTGCCAGTAGTCGTGCGTGGCCACGCTGGACGCCACAAGACCGTGGTCATGCTCCAGCAGTGAAGCGACGACGGCCTGGGTGCGTTCCTCGATCAGGCCGTGCGCGTACTGATAGAGCCAGATGGTCAGGGGGATGGTGACCATCAGCACCACCAGCAGGAATGTTGCGGCCAGGCGTACCCCGATGCCCGAGAACGGATTTCGGTGAAGCCGGCCGGTCTGTAGCTCTGCGGACATTGGCGCTGCCATCCCCTCCACCCCGCGGAAAGTGCATCCCGCAGGCGAGCCGCCGTCAGGCGCCCGATGATTCCTTGATGTCCGACAGGAGGCCGAACTCGCGTAATCTCGCCCGCAGTGTATTGCGGGAGATATCCATGACCTCCGCCACGCGGCTCTTGTTGCCGTTGTAGCGATCCAGGGCCAGCGTCAGCACCTCTTCCTCGAAACGGGACATGAGTTCACGCAGACGGCCCTGGGCAATCGCGGATTCGATGATGGCATGCAACATATCATCGGCATTGCCGGCCTCCACGGACGGCTGTTCGGGCTTGAGATCCAGCCGCTCCAGGAGCCCGGTCTTCTGCTTCGCGGCCGTCCGATACACCGTGTTCTTGAGCTCCCGGACATTGCCGGGCCAGGCGTGGGCCCGGGCCTGCTCCAATGCCTGTTCGGTGACGCCTTCGATCTGCAGGTCGAGTTCCCGGTTGACCGCGGCAACGAATCCCTTGATCAGGGACTCGATATCCTGGCTTCGCTCACGAAGCGGCGGGATGCTGATGGGGATCTGTGCCAGACGGTAATAGAGGTCGCGGCGGAACCGTGACTGCTCCACCAGTTCCTCCAGGTCCTGATTGGTGGCCGTGACCAGGCGCACATCCACGTGGCGCGGTGTCGATTCCCCCAGGCGATGAAATGTCCTGTCCTCGAGGAATCTCAGCACCTTGGCCTGGCAGCTGAGGGGCATGTCGCCGATCTCATCCAGAAACAGGGTGCCGCCGGCCGCGCTTTCCACCCGCCCGGGCGTGCTGCGCACGGCACCGGTAAAGGCCCCCGCCGCATAGCCGAACAGCTCCGCCTCCAGCAGCGTTTCCGGCATGGCCGTGCTGTTCAGGGCCACGAACGGTCCGTCGGCCCGCGCGGAGTGCGCATGGATGATATGCGCGGCCACATCCTTGCCGACACCGGTCTCGCCGGTAAGCAGGACGCTGAGATCGTTGGTGGCCGCCAGTCCCAGGGACTTGAATACCTCGACCATGCACGGCGCCGGGCCCTGCACCGTCATCTCCGGTATCGCCGCGGCGGGCGCCGGGGCCTGCGCGGCCTTCTTCTCAAGGGCCTGGGCCACGGCCTTGACAAGCTGTTCGGAACCGATCGGTTTGCGCAGGATCTCCACCGCGCCGTACTTGGATGCCGAGACGATGTTGTCGGGTGAGGCGTAGGCCGACAGGATGATCACGGGGATGCCGTTGCCTTCGGCCCGCAGGCGCTCCAGCAGGTCGATGCCGGATTCTTCCTCGAGGCGGATGTCGAGAATGGCGGCATCCGCCTGGTCGACCACCGAGAGCGCATCCCGGCCATTGGACGCCGCCAGTACGTCCAGCCCCTGGCTCTCGAGGACCCGCCGGACCGCGTAGATGATCTCGTCGTGATCGTCTACGATCAGAACCCGTCCTTTCATGGCGACCTCCCTCGTGTCCTGCGTTCCCATCCGGACCGGCGGGGGCCTGTTCATGGCCTCAGCCGTCGCCGGCAAGCGCGGTCACTTCGTCCAGGTTGGAGCGGATGATCGAGGCCGCCTCGGACTCCGGCGGCAACACGGTGAGCAGTCGTTCCCAGTATTCCCGGGCGCCGGCGTAATCCGCCTCATAATAGGCGGCACTGCCGGCCATCCACAGGCCCTGGGGATGTTCCGGGGCCAGTTCCAGCGCCTGCTCGAGCAGTTCCTTCGGCTTGCCCTGCAGGCCGCCGCTTGCCTCGGACAGCACGTCGGCATACTGGATGAGCAGATCCGGATCACGGTGTCCGTCCAGGGCCACGGCCTCTGCGAAGGCCTCGCTGCTTTCCTCGAAACGCTCCAGGAACACCAGCGTGCGCCCAAGCAGCACCCAGCCCATTCGGTCATCCGGATTGGCGGCCAGGCGCGCGCGCAGTTGCACGGCCAGCTCCTCGAATGCCTCGGTGTCGTGGGGGCCGGCCGGCACGCGAGCCCCGCCGCCCTGCTGCGGAGCGCCACTCTGCGCCTGCCGCTGATTCGTCCCCTGCGCCCCCATGGGCACCACATCCGAGAATCCGACGTTGCCGTACAACCCCAGGGCCAGCAGCGGGACCCCGATGGCCGCGATCGCCCCGGAGGCGATCATCAGGGGACGCTGCACGGAAGCCCGCACGGGGGCGCCGCCCTCGGGATCCACCGCGCCGCTCAGGACCAGATCCTTTTCCAGGTCGGCCACGGCCGCGTCGTACTGTTCCCGGGTCAGCGTCCCCTGGGCCAGGTCATAGTCCAGTTCCGCCAGCCGATCCCGGTAAATGACCGCGTTCACCTCACGCCGGGACCGCCGTCGGCCGCCCGCATCCCACAGCAGCGGATAGACCACAAAACCCACGGCCAGGACACAAAAGGCCACAACCGCGATCATGAAGGTCATGCTCATTCTTCGTCCCTCATCGAGTCATTCGCCGCGCCGGAACCGCTCCAGGGCGTCCCGCTCCCGCGCGGTCAAGCCTTCGCGGCCCACCAGCCGGCGGCGCTGCCGCACGACCTGCATCCAGATCAGTCCGCCCACGACCAGGATCAGGAAGGGGCCGGTCCACAGCAGCACGGTATTTGCCTGGAACGCGGGCCGGTAGCGGACGTAGTCACCGTAGCGCTGGACGAGGAAATCGATAATCTCCTGCTCACCGGCCCCAGCGGCCGTCATCTCATAGACGCGCCGGCGCATGTCACCCGCCAGCGCCGCATTGGACTCGTAGATGGTCTCGCTCTGGCAGACCGTGCAGCGCAGCTCACGCACCAGCTTCTGATACTGCGCCTCCTGCTCGGGAGTATCGAAGTCCACCGGATTCACCAGTGGCGCCGCGGTGCCGGCGCCGCCGGCCGCGACCGCCAGGACCAGTCCGGCCAGGGCAAGCAGCCGGCCCGCCGTCGCGTACAGCCGGTCATGGAGACGGGTCTGGATCACATCGCCATTCATCGGTTTTCCGCCTCTATCTTCGCGATCAACGGCAGGATCTCTTCCCGGATGATCTTCGGATTGAGCGGGCCGATGCGCTTGTAGCGGATCGTCCCCTGGGGGTCGAGGAGGTAGGTTTCGGGCGTCGCGTAGACTCCCCACTCCATGCCGGCCTCGCCATCCGGATCGAAGGCGATCTTTTCGTAGGGATTCATGTCCGCGGACAGGTAGCGCCTGGCGTTCTCGCGCGTATCCCGGTAATTGAAGCTGTGTATCCTCATGCCCTGTCTGGCGAGTTCCATGAGATAGGGTTTCTCCGCCAGGCAGGTGGAACACCAGGACGCCCAGACATTGACCAGGGCGGTCTCGCCGATGAAGTCCGCCTCCGTGATGGTCACGTCGGGATCGAAGAACGATTCCAACTGGAAGGCCGGCGCCGGCTTGCCCACCAGCGGCGACGGCAACGCGCGGGAATCCATGCCCAGGCCCACATAGAACAGCCCCAGCAGGGCCAGTATGGC carries:
- a CDS encoding sensor histidine kinase, with the translated sequence MSAELQTGRLHRNPFSGIGVRLAATFLLVVLMVTIPLTIWLYQYAHGLIEERTQAVVASLLEHDHGLVASSVATHDYWQLFRLARSLAGPDYITSAAVLDEYGNLLAHSDPAVYGVYAPYSPPPNVSAEYIPIMGLRGMIGELVLVWNHEAMSASFAPVRSAIVVVTGAFALLACLLGVAVALLWRSRLLRILGRAGAHPGMALHFAGSGGSPGGGRGDPSVRGDELDMLEHELIQAFDQLRLSEWILNSVQEYVLLIDSQGFIRHVNRKVEALRECGGCRDQHIRELCAGSDHIELARQLEEKDSGTLEAPLVICKYRFPALISFRRSDDMTVVTITDLTEYQRLKERVAKLRALSTLGEMSSELSHEIKNDIAPIKLLCQAADLPDEDRRVMLRSINRIDQLVNDFMDFVRGDEQEVTVLSLREALKDCYGKFCNMAQEEGITLSVSTADMPVEIPPGGFRMVVANLVRNAIQVVPPEGRVWVEASVAPDGATELVVSDNGPGVAPHIRDRLFEPFVTGREGGTGLGLALVYRHIMQVGGSIDHAPREGGGTVFTVRWPPQVASAATAAPRGSPLVPAAG
- a CDS encoding sigma-54-dependent transcriptional regulator; its protein translation is MKGRVLIVDDHDEIIYAVRRVLESQGLDVLAASNGRDALSVVDQADAAILDIRLEEESGIDLLERLRAEGNGIPVIILSAYASPDNIVSASKYGAVEILRKPIGSEQLVKAVAQALEKKAAQAPAPAAAIPEMTVQGPAPCMVEVFKSLGLAATNDLSVLLTGETGVGKDVAAHIIHAHSARADGPFVALNSTAMPETLLEAELFGYAAGAFTGAVRSTPGRVESAAGGTLFLDEIGDMPLSCQAKVLRFLEDRTFHRLGESTPRHVDVRLVTATNQDLEELVEQSRFRRDLYYRLAQIPISIPPLRERSQDIESLIKGFVAAVNRELDLQIEGVTEQALEQARAHAWPGNVRELKNTVYRTAAKQKTGLLERLDLKPEQPSVEAGNADDMLHAIIESAIAQGRLRELMSRFEEEVLTLALDRYNGNKSRVAEVMDISRNTLRARLREFGLLSDIKESSGA
- the ccmI gene encoding c-type cytochrome biogenesis protein CcmI, which codes for MSMTFMIAVVAFCVLAVGFVVYPLLWDAGGRRRSRREVNAVIYRDRLAELDYDLAQGTLTREQYDAAVADLEKDLVLSGAVDPEGGAPVRASVQRPLMIASGAIAAIGVPLLALGLYGNVGFSDVVPMGAQGTNQRQAQSGAPQQGGGARVPAGPHDTEAFEELAVQLRARLAANPDDRMGWVLLGRTLVFLERFEESSEAFAEAVALDGHRDPDLLIQYADVLSEASGGLQGKPKELLEQALELAPEHPQGLWMAGSAAYYEADYAGAREYWERLLTVLPPESEAASIIRSNLDEVTALAGDG
- a CDS encoding cytochrome c-type biogenesis protein, producing MNGDVIQTRLHDRLYATAGRLLALAGLVLAVAAGGAGTAAPLVNPVDFDTPEQEAQYQKLVRELRCTVCQSETIYESNAALAGDMRRRVYEMTAAGAGEQEIIDFLVQRYGDYVRYRPAFQANTVLLWTGPFLILVVGGLIWMQVVRQRRRLVGREGLTARERDALERFRRGE
- a CDS encoding DsbE family thiol:disulfide interchange protein encodes the protein MMLRRILLPLVAILALLGLFYVGLGMDSRALPSPLVGKPAPAFQLESFFDPDVTITEADFIGETALVNVWASWCSTCLAEKPYLMELARQGMRIHSFNYRDTRENARRYLSADMNPYEKIAFDPDGEAGMEWGVYATPETYLLDPQGTIRYKRIGPLNPKIIREEILPLIAKIEAENR